A region from the Prevotella melaninogenica genome encodes:
- a CDS encoding vitamin B12 dependent-methionine synthase activation domain-containing protein, with protein sequence MDKNKVDNKSKIITYNLSDVSPYINWAYFFYAWSMNGKAKDAQQELRNEAENLLADMEGKYHTRAVFALCEANSEGDDIIINGTRVPMLRQQKVISGKPNLCLADFIRPASSGIKDTIGLFATSVDEEFTSNNEQDPYQRMLSQTLADRLAEATAEKIHEDVRKKYWGYAPDEQLTLMEIFTEKYQGIRPAVGYPSIPDTSMNFLLYELLDMKGIGIKLTENGMMVPHASVSGFMFAHPQSRYFDLGKIDDDQLVDYARRRNQPVETLRKYLASTLLKK encoded by the coding sequence TACTTCTTTTATGCGTGGTCAATGAATGGAAAGGCTAAAGATGCACAACAAGAACTGCGTAATGAAGCAGAGAACTTGTTGGCTGATATGGAAGGAAAATACCACACACGTGCTGTCTTTGCGCTATGTGAAGCCAATAGTGAAGGCGATGATATAATCATCAATGGAACACGTGTCCCTATGTTACGCCAGCAAAAAGTTATTTCAGGCAAACCAAACCTATGCCTTGCTGATTTCATACGCCCTGCATCTTCGGGCATCAAGGATACGATTGGACTCTTTGCGACCTCTGTTGATGAAGAATTTACCAGCAACAATGAACAAGATCCCTACCAGCGTATGCTTTCTCAGACATTAGCTGATCGATTAGCAGAAGCTACAGCAGAGAAGATACACGAGGATGTTCGTAAAAAGTATTGGGGCTATGCACCTGACGAGCAGCTTACTCTAATGGAGATTTTTACAGAGAAATACCAAGGCATACGACCAGCTGTAGGCTATCCTTCCATCCCTGACACAAGTATGAACTTTCTTCTATATGAGCTGTTAGACATGAAGGGCATTGGTATCAAGCTTACAGAAAATGGAATGATGGTACCACATGCCAGTGTATCAGGTTTTATGTTTGCACATCCTCAAAGTCGATATTTCGATTTAGGCAAGATTGATGACGACCAATTAGTAGATTATGCACGCCGTCGTAATCAGCCTGTTGAGACTTTAAGGAAGTATCTTGCCTCTACTCTATTGAAGAAATGA
- a CDS encoding metallophosphoesterase — translation MIARIVIYLILIIVLSDLYIDLHYFRKRYHTTWWQRLLWWLPCIGMVIYTCAMASIRNFAPDNLTWLNTYLFLLGLFVGPKAIFAFTSLLGSIVRKYIIRTNRNWGHYIGIFLGFFAVGTFIYGLTYGVSNIQVKHVDLYFKDLPKSFDGYRIVHVSDLHLGTFNGWRSKILKAEMDSIEKQKANLICFTGDLQNIRPEEIEQMASLIRQPMKGTISILGNHDYTEYIKGDAKEKAAQEARLVNAEKDVLGWTLLRNQNTCITTPAKESIYICGTENDGKPPFPNYSDYKKAVQGIGPNAFIIMLQHDPSAWKRSILPKTTAQLTLSGHTHGGQMQLFGWRPTSIRQPEDYGLYEENERYLNITAGLGGLVPFRLNMPNEIAVITLHVKK, via the coding sequence ATGATAGCGAGAATCGTTATATATCTTATATTAATAATAGTGCTGTCTGACCTATACATTGACTTACACTATTTCCGCAAGCGTTACCACACTACTTGGTGGCAACGCCTTTTGTGGTGGTTACCTTGCATAGGTATGGTTATCTATACCTGTGCAATGGCATCCATTCGTAACTTTGCACCTGATAACCTTACTTGGCTGAACACCTATCTGTTCCTCCTCGGATTATTTGTTGGTCCTAAGGCTATTTTCGCCTTTACATCCCTCTTAGGCTCAATAGTCCGTAAATACATCATTCGTACAAATAGAAACTGGGGACATTACATAGGTATATTCCTTGGCTTCTTTGCTGTCGGCACATTTATCTATGGGCTTACCTACGGAGTTTCAAACATACAAGTAAAGCATGTAGACCTATATTTCAAGGATTTACCCAAGTCTTTTGACGGTTATCGTATTGTACACGTATCTGATTTACACCTCGGAACTTTCAATGGATGGCGCAGTAAGATTCTCAAAGCAGAGATGGATAGCATTGAAAAGCAAAAAGCTAACCTTATTTGTTTTACTGGTGATTTGCAGAATATACGCCCAGAAGAGATTGAACAGATGGCTTCGCTAATCCGCCAACCTATGAAAGGAACGATTTCCATCTTAGGGAACCATGATTATACGGAATATATCAAGGGTGATGCCAAAGAGAAGGCTGCACAAGAAGCACGATTGGTAAATGCAGAAAAAGATGTCTTAGGCTGGACTCTTTTACGGAATCAAAACACTTGTATTACAACACCTGCAAAGGAGTCAATTTATATCTGTGGCACAGAGAACGATGGCAAACCGCCTTTCCCAAACTATTCTGACTATAAGAAAGCGGTCCAAGGGATAGGTCCTAACGCATTTATAATTATGCTACAACACGACCCATCAGCATGGAAACGTTCTATACTCCCAAAGACAACAGCACAGCTGACACTCAGTGGGCATACACACGGAGGACAGATGCAACTATTCGGATGGCGTCCAACCAGTATCCGACAACCAGAAGACTATGGGCTCTATGAAGAGAACGAACGTTACCTCAATATAACAGCAGGATTAGGAGGGCTCGTTCCTTTCCGTCTCAATATGCCTAACGAGATAGCTGTGATAACATTACATGTTAAGAAATAA
- a CDS encoding lysophospholipid acyltransferase family protein, with translation MSNIASQQQRQNSIAIMVITFLYRIYILLIAFPLFLIASILTALTTTIGCQLGNGHFWGYYPGKWWSWFTIRILFLPVKIEGREHLDPKQSYVFVSNHQGSFDIFLIYGFLGRNFKWMMKKAIRKIPLVGLACEKAHHIYVDKSGASKIKKTYDTARETLRGGMSVVVFPEGARSFTGHMGKFRRGAFMLADELQLPVCPLTINGSFDVMPRTKDWHFPQWHRLRLTIHQPIFPNGKGTEYEKKTMNEAYTSVMDGLTPEYQGYIENPDQ, from the coding sequence ATGAGTAATATTGCATCACAACAACAAAGGCAAAATTCAATAGCCATAATGGTTATTACGTTTTTGTATAGAATCTACATACTTTTAATTGCCTTCCCACTTTTTCTCATTGCATCTATTCTTACTGCATTAACAACAACTATAGGTTGTCAACTCGGTAATGGGCACTTCTGGGGATACTACCCTGGGAAATGGTGGTCATGGTTTACCATTCGAATACTCTTTCTTCCCGTAAAGATTGAAGGACGTGAACATCTTGACCCCAAGCAGAGCTATGTCTTTGTTAGCAATCATCAAGGATCTTTTGACATCTTCCTCATCTACGGCTTTCTTGGAAGAAATTTCAAATGGATGATGAAAAAAGCAATCCGTAAGATTCCATTGGTAGGATTGGCATGCGAGAAAGCACATCATATCTATGTGGATAAAAGTGGCGCAAGTAAGATCAAAAAGACTTACGACACAGCACGTGAGACACTTCGTGGAGGTATGTCGGTTGTCGTCTTTCCCGAAGGTGCGCGTAGCTTTACAGGGCACATGGGTAAGTTCCGTCGTGGAGCTTTCATGCTGGCAGACGAACTTCAATTGCCAGTTTGTCCACTGACCATCAATGGTTCTTTCGATGTCATGCCACGCACTAAGGATTGGCATTTCCCTCAATGGCACCGACTCCGTCTCACCATTCACCAACCTATCTTCCCTAACGGGAAAGGTACAGAGTATGAGAAGAAAACCATGAATGAAGCATACACTTCTGTCATGGATGGTCTTACTCCCGAATACCAAGGCTACATAGAGAACCCAGACCAATAA
- a CDS encoding zeta toxin family protein, with amino-acid sequence MINENHRPVLIVIAGPNGSGKTTITSRILHHEWMENAIYINPDIIAQEKFGDWNSHEAIMKAVDYSERLREECLEKKQSIIFETVLSVESKIDYIKRAKDAGFFIRLFFVSTASPTINASRIAKRVLEGGHDVPITKIISRYNRSIINCAIASKIADRTYVYDNSINNEDAKLLFRMSEGEVIKQYTCEIPEWAETIYYQGNI; translated from the coding sequence ATGATAAATGAAAATCATCGCCCAGTTCTTATAGTTATTGCTGGACCTAATGGGTCTGGTAAGACGACTATTACCTCTCGAATTCTACATCATGAATGGATGGAGAATGCTATATACATTAATCCAGATATTATAGCACAAGAGAAATTTGGCGATTGGAATTCTCATGAGGCTATTATGAAGGCTGTTGATTATTCTGAACGCTTAAGAGAAGAGTGTTTAGAGAAGAAACAAAGCATTATATTTGAAACCGTTTTATCAGTTGAATCTAAGATAGATTACATAAAACGAGCAAAAGATGCAGGTTTTTTTATACGCTTATTCTTTGTTTCAACTGCTTCTCCTACAATTAATGCTTCAAGAATAGCTAAACGAGTTTTGGAAGGTGGACACGATGTTCCCATTACCAAAATTATATCACGATACAATCGTTCAATTATAAATTGTGCTATTGCATCAAAAATTGCTGACAGAACATACGTTTACGACAATTCTATCAATAATGAGGATGCTAAATTACTTTTCCGTATGTCTGAAGGAGAGGTAATAAAGCAATACACTTGCGAGATACCCGAATGGGCAGAAACAATTTACTATCAAGGAAACATTTAA
- a CDS encoding polyprenol monophosphomannose synthase codes for MTSDSIVIIPTYNEKENIEKIIRAVFQLEKFFHILVIDDGSPDGTAQIVHNLIKTEFTDRLFIIERSGKLGLGTAYITGFKWALEHGYDYIFEMDADFSHDPNDLPRLYAATHDEGYDVAVGSRYVSGVNVVNWPIGRVLMSYFASKYVRAVTGFHVHDTTAGFVCYRRRVLETIPLDLVRFKGYAFQIEMKYTSFKIGFKIKEVPVIFVNRREGTSKMSGGIFSEAFFGVIRLRIDGWFRKYPKMPK; via the coding sequence ATGACAAGCGATAGCATTGTAATCATACCGACATACAACGAAAAGGAGAATATAGAGAAGATTATCCGAGCGGTATTCCAATTGGAGAAGTTTTTTCATATTCTGGTAATTGACGATGGCAGTCCTGACGGGACAGCTCAAATCGTACATAATCTGATAAAGACAGAGTTTACAGACCGTCTCTTTATCATTGAGCGTTCAGGTAAGTTAGGATTAGGTACAGCCTATATAACTGGCTTCAAGTGGGCATTGGAACATGGCTACGACTACATCTTCGAGATGGATGCAGACTTTAGTCATGACCCTAATGATCTTCCTCGTCTCTATGCAGCTACCCACGATGAAGGCTACGATGTTGCCGTTGGTTCACGCTATGTTAGTGGCGTAAACGTTGTCAACTGGCCAATCGGACGTGTACTGATGAGTTACTTTGCCAGCAAATATGTTCGTGCCGTAACAGGTTTCCATGTTCATGACACTACTGCAGGCTTTGTATGTTATCGTCGTCGTGTCCTTGAGACAATCCCATTAGACTTGGTTCGCTTCAAAGGCTATGCCTTCCAGATTGAAATGAAGTACACCTCCTTCAAGATTGGTTTCAAAATCAAGGAAGTACCAGTTATCTTCGTCAATCGCCGTGAGGGAACCAGTAAGATGAGTGGTGGTATCTTCTCCGAAGCCTTCTTCGGTGTCATCCGACTCCGAATAGACGGATGGTTCAGAAAATATCCAAAGATGCCAAAATAA
- a CDS encoding patatin-like phospholipase family protein — MNTTKKKIGLALSGGGYRAAAYHIGTLRALHRLGILNKVDVISSVSGGSITAAYYALNKDNYEDFEKSFTQSLAKGVLWLSITYLIIVSVLLLATSILLSHITARLMSILFPHQPIFSGICAALVGVLSFFLLLIYCLKHSFVTIPTSKFVSRLYNKVFFKGKTLSDLPDTPSLCINSTNIATQRPFFFSKKDMGEYAYRINGRSIFNTQDFPIASAVMASSCVPYGFTPITIDKKHLTEDYSQCSNKPEAPKLIDGGVYDNQGGHKLSQDKSRFHTDFIIVSDAGNSAISADKTKNIFSLAMSTISLMMDRVKKMQRTENLYQTYVGKEHFAYVPLEWDCSERLIHGFVNNLKDDNVHPDVWQAHAITEEDIAQLKGLESKSAYTAIIEKIKKSINWTALEQKIPQKESEEIARSVGTSLTALPPQEIESLTAHSAWLTELQVRLYMPMLITAEN, encoded by the coding sequence ATGAACACCACAAAAAAGAAAATTGGCTTAGCCTTATCCGGTGGAGGCTACAGAGCCGCAGCGTACCACATTGGTACTCTACGTGCATTACACCGTCTTGGTATTTTAAACAAAGTAGATGTTATCTCTTCTGTTTCTGGCGGTTCTATAACAGCAGCCTACTATGCACTAAACAAAGACAACTATGAAGACTTTGAAAAAAGCTTTACTCAAAGTCTCGCAAAGGGAGTGTTGTGGTTATCCATCACGTATCTTATCATTGTAAGCGTTTTATTGTTAGCTACATCCATACTACTAAGCCATATCACAGCACGCCTTATGAGCATTCTGTTCCCTCATCAACCTATCTTCTCTGGTATATGTGCAGCCTTAGTAGGAGTACTTAGTTTCTTCCTACTACTTATCTATTGTCTCAAACACTCCTTTGTAACAATTCCTACAAGTAAGTTCGTCTCACGTTTATACAACAAAGTTTTCTTTAAGGGAAAGACACTTAGCGACCTACCTGACACACCTTCATTATGTATCAACTCCACAAATATCGCCACACAAAGACCGTTCTTCTTCTCTAAAAAAGACATGGGAGAATATGCTTATCGAATAAATGGAAGATCTATTTTCAACACACAGGATTTTCCAATAGCAAGTGCTGTTATGGCTTCGTCCTGTGTCCCTTATGGTTTTACTCCTATTACAATTGACAAGAAACATCTAACAGAAGACTATAGTCAATGTTCTAATAAGCCCGAAGCGCCAAAATTAATTGATGGTGGTGTTTATGATAATCAAGGAGGGCATAAGCTAAGCCAAGATAAAAGTAGGTTTCATACAGACTTCATCATTGTCAGTGATGCCGGTAATAGTGCTATCTCAGCAGATAAAACAAAAAATATCTTTAGCTTGGCGATGAGTACTATCAGTTTGATGATGGATAGAGTAAAGAAAATGCAGAGAACTGAAAATCTATATCAAACCTATGTCGGTAAGGAACATTTTGCGTATGTTCCTTTAGAGTGGGACTGTTCAGAAAGACTTATTCATGGATTCGTGAACAACCTGAAAGATGATAACGTTCATCCTGATGTATGGCAAGCACACGCAATTACAGAAGAAGACATTGCACAATTAAAAGGATTAGAAAGTAAATCCGCATATACAGCTATTATTGAAAAGATTAAGAAATCTATCAATTGGACAGCATTAGAGCAGAAGATACCACAGAAAGAAAGTGAAGAAATAGCACGAAGCGTGGGAACAAGTTTGACAGCTCTTCCCCCTCAAGAAATTGAAAGTTTAACTGCACACTCTGCTTGGCTAACAGAACTTCAAGTTCGCCTTTATATGCCAATGCTCATAACAGCAGAGAACTAA
- a CDS encoding dipeptidase, which yields MIKKYVEENKDRMLEELFSLIRIPSVSAQPAHKEDMVRCAERWKELLLEAGVDKAEVMPSKGNPMVYAERIVDPNAKTVLVYGHYDVMPAEPFELWKTEPFEPVIKDGHIWARGADDDKGQSFMQAKAFEYLNKNDLLKHNMKFIFEGEEEIGSGSLGPFIEEHKELLACDVILVSDTGLIGPDTPSITTGLRGLSYWQIEVTGPNRDLHSGTFGGAVANPINVLCKLIADVTGPDGKILIPGFYDDVEEASDEERKLVASIPFNEEEYKKSLGVKALFGEEGYSTIERTGYRPTFDVCGIWGGYTGDGAKTVIPSKAYAKLSSRLVPHQDHTKISQLVVDYFNSVAPDYVTVKVEKHHGGHGYVCPIDFPAYKAAERGFEAVFGKRPLPVRIGGSIPIISTFEKLLGVKTVLMGFGLESNAIHSPNENMPVDLWMKGIETIIHFHLEYDKEA from the coding sequence ATGATTAAGAAATATGTAGAAGAGAATAAAGACAGAATGCTCGAGGAGTTATTCAGTCTGATACGCATACCAAGCGTAAGTGCACAACCAGCTCATAAGGAGGACATGGTACGCTGTGCTGAGCGTTGGAAGGAGTTGCTGCTTGAGGCAGGTGTTGACAAAGCTGAGGTGATGCCATCAAAGGGTAATCCTATGGTTTACGCTGAGAGAATTGTTGACCCTAATGCAAAGACAGTATTGGTTTATGGTCACTATGACGTGATGCCAGCAGAGCCATTTGAACTTTGGAAGACTGAACCTTTTGAGCCAGTTATCAAGGATGGTCATATCTGGGCTCGTGGTGCAGATGATGATAAGGGACAATCATTTATGCAGGCAAAGGCATTCGAGTATCTTAACAAGAATGACTTGTTGAAGCATAATATGAAGTTCATCTTTGAAGGTGAGGAAGAGATTGGTTCTGGTAGCCTCGGTCCATTCATAGAGGAACACAAGGAACTCTTGGCTTGCGATGTTATCCTCGTTTCTGACACAGGTCTTATTGGTCCTGATACCCCTTCTATCACAACCGGTTTGCGTGGTTTGTCTTACTGGCAGATAGAGGTGACTGGTCCTAACCGTGACCTTCACTCAGGAACTTTTGGTGGTGCAGTGGCTAACCCTATCAATGTACTTTGTAAGTTGATAGCTGACGTAACTGGTCCTGATGGTAAGATTCTCATTCCTGGCTTCTATGATGATGTTGAGGAGGCTTCAGATGAGGAGCGTAAACTCGTAGCATCTATTCCTTTCAATGAAGAGGAATATAAGAAGTCTCTCGGTGTGAAGGCACTCTTTGGTGAGGAAGGTTACAGTACTATTGAGCGCACTGGCTATCGTCCAACATTCGACGTATGTGGTATCTGGGGTGGTTACACGGGTGATGGTGCGAAGACTGTTATTCCATCAAAGGCATACGCAAAGCTTTCTTCACGCCTTGTGCCACATCAGGATCATACAAAGATTAGCCAGTTGGTAGTGGACTATTTCAACAGCGTTGCTCCTGATTATGTCACAGTGAAGGTAGAGAAGCATCATGGTGGTCATGGCTATGTCTGTCCTATCGACTTCCCAGCCTATAAAGCTGCTGAGCGTGGCTTCGAAGCTGTATTCGGTAAACGTCCACTGCCAGTACGTATCGGTGGTAGTATTCCAATTATCTCTACTTTCGAGAAGTTGCTCGGTGTGAAGACTGTTCTCATGGGCTTCGGCTTGGAGTCAAATGCTATTCACTCTCCGAACGAGAATATGCCTGTTGACCTTTGGATGAAGGGTATTGAAACTATCATTCACTTCCATCTCGAGTACGATAAGGAAGCATAA
- a CDS encoding DUF6624 domain-containing protein — protein MKNSTLKRFNLSNSTPKLMSSDIKKPSSQNDYWRLIFHADSLYEQGRYDDAIRVYTEAFADDRYIFPSKLSSVAYKLRMVDKEEAAYKFDKHRIRMEKDYYQMPDSATVPSYEDEFDKRADIYNYDLSLKNHLEEMLERDQAYRTQWILSRQLHHEETQYDIALRLRADSIDSLNQVEIRQILKEHGFPKKTEVGTSACEAAWIIIQHAPLDVQKEYLPMLERAATEGNIQAALVAALHDRIDVREGRPQKYGTQRNRNGICPLLNKKMVNQWRKEVGLPPLDEYSK, from the coding sequence ATGAAGAACTCAACTCTAAAACGATTCAACCTTTCTAACAGCACTCCTAAATTAATGTCTTCAGATATCAAGAAGCCTTCCTCACAGAATGATTATTGGCGTCTTATCTTCCATGCCGACTCTCTTTATGAGCAAGGGCGTTATGATGATGCCATCCGTGTATATACTGAAGCATTCGCAGATGATCGTTACATCTTTCCTTCCAAGTTATCAAGTGTTGCTTATAAATTACGTATGGTTGATAAAGAAGAGGCTGCTTATAAGTTTGATAAGCACCGTATAAGAATGGAAAAAGATTACTATCAGATGCCAGACTCTGCTACTGTGCCTTCTTATGAAGATGAGTTTGATAAGCGAGCAGATATCTATAACTATGATTTATCACTGAAGAACCATTTAGAAGAGATGCTTGAACGTGACCAAGCTTATAGGACACAATGGATATTGAGCCGACAGTTGCACCATGAGGAGACACAATATGATATAGCGTTAAGGCTTCGTGCTGATAGTATTGACTCTCTCAACCAAGTCGAGATAAGGCAAATATTGAAAGAACACGGCTTCCCTAAAAAGACAGAAGTAGGCACTTCTGCTTGTGAGGCAGCATGGATAATCATTCAGCATGCACCCTTGGACGTACAGAAAGAATATCTACCTATGTTGGAGAGAGCTGCGACAGAAGGGAACATTCAAGCTGCTTTAGTTGCTGCTCTACATGACAGGATTGATGTAAGAGAGGGGCGACCTCAGAAATACGGAACACAGAGAAATCGCAATGGGATCTGCCCTTTACTTAATAAGAAAATGGTCAATCAATGGCGGAAGGAGGTTGGTCTTCCACCATTGGATGAATATTCAAAGTGA